The genomic DNA CACCTACGATAAGCGAGATGCCTCCAACGAAAGACACAAGAAAAGGACCATAACGAATGAGCAAATGCCCCGCAACAGATGACGCAAGCGGCCAACCGATAGACATAGCCGTTAAGGTAAAACCCGCTATAATAGCAGGCTGTTCCATCACGCCTGTAACAAATGTCGGTAAATACGAGGAAATCCCAATTAAAATCACACCTGTCGTTAGTGACACCAAGTTCGCATATAAAATGACGGGATTTTTCCAAATCCCAAACGGCATCATCGGATCTACCGCTTGGCGTTCAACGCGGATAAAGAGTGCAAATAGCCCGAGTCCTACAAGTAATAGCAGCGCACTCGATACCGATAAACGACTAAACGTTTGACCACCCTCAGCAAGCCAAAATAACAGTGCTGATAATGACAATGTCAGCAGGAGTGCTCCTTTATAATCAATTGAAACCTTTTTCTCATGCGCTGGCTCATGTAAAAATAGATAAATACCTAGCATCGCCAGTATCCCCAATGGAACATTAACCCAGAAAACGAACTTCCAATTCAAATACTGCACGAGAAGCCCTCCGATTACTGGTCCCGACACAGCGGAAATCCCCCAGACACTCGATAAGTACCCTTGGATTTTCGCCCGTTCTTCCGTCGTATAAATATCCCCGACAATCGTCGTAGCAATTGGCATGACAGCCCCCGCACCCAGCCCTTGAATAAGCCTAAAGACGATTAGCTGCTCCATCGAAACTGCAAAACCACACAGAATCGATCCGACTAAAAAAATAGTCAAACCCGTAAATAGAATCGGTTTACGACCAAAAATATCAGCCAACTTCCCATAAATGAGTACCGTCACTGTACTCATTAATAAATACGCCGAAAATATCCAACTATATCTAGAAAAACCTCCTAAATCAGCAGCAATCGTAGGCATCGCCGTCGTCACAATCGTCGCCTCGACTGCCCCGACAAACATCGCCAGCATGACAGAGATGAGCACAAGCGGGCGATTTGTTCGTTTCGTATTTTCCATTGACTTCAATACTCCTTTCCAATTAAAAAGCACTAGGCATTTGCCACTCAGAGTCTAAACAATTAGAAAAAGGCCCCTTATATGGAGCCTTTCTTTCCTCATGCAACTAGACCCCGCCTCTTTTGAGCAGGATCACACAGAATAAATATATTTTTTAAATTCCTTTAAGATGACTCTTCTTGTTAAAATCCCCGCAAACGTTCCATCTTCTTCTGTTACACAAAGAAACGTGTGATTAATAAGTAAATCAAGGCCTTTCTGGAATCGATCCGTCGTTCGAATCGTCGGCATATCTGTTTGCATAATTTCATCGACTTTTAAATCGGCTAGACGCTCATATTCAATACGTTCAAGCCCTAAAATGGAATCC from Sporosarcina sp. FSL K6-1522 includes the following:
- a CDS encoding MDR family MFS transporter, which produces MENTKRTNRPLVLISVMLAMFVGAVEATIVTTAMPTIAADLGGFSRYSWIFSAYLLMSTVTVLIYGKLADIFGRKPILFTGLTIFLVGSILCGFAVSMEQLIVFRLIQGLGAGAVMPIATTIVGDIYTTEERAKIQGYLSSVWGISAVSGPVIGGLLVQYLNWKFVFWVNVPLGILAMLGIYLFLHEPAHEKKVSIDYKGALLLTLSLSALLFWLAEGGQTFSRLSVSSALLLLVGLGLFALFIRVERQAVDPMMPFGIWKNPVILYANLVSLTTGVILIGISSYLPTFVTGVMEQPAIIAGFTLTAMSIGWPLASSVAGHLLIRYGPFLVSFVGGISLIVGAVMFVIMQAALGPWWAASASFFIGIGMGLTSTSFIVTIQGAVPRERRGSATAANMFMRNLGNTIGAAIFGAILNGSLLYSFTSKGLNYELDAINLLLTEEMRETLLANDVQFLQHALGSGLQWVYIGVASFAVISFLLILRIPRGKGPLHDND
- the cbpB gene encoding cyclic-di-AMP-binding protein CbpB yields the protein MISVKDKDFLFTPIADHIISSEKVAHVQVGNNAEHALLVLTKTGYSALPVLDAKYRLIGLLSIGMITDSILGLERIEYERLADLKVDEIMQTDMPTIRTTDRFQKGLDLLINHTFLCVTEEDGTFAGILTRRVILKEFKKYIYSV